A single window of Desulfovibrio sp. G11 DNA harbors:
- a CDS encoding type III restriction-modification system endonuclease has protein sequence MKLKFKVQPYQTTAVESVIDCFAGQVNSAGVTYRVDPGRGQQIAPGQYVDTLFESLGFRNAPCHLSDAQILANIQAVQRRQNLPISKGLDDFYVKDERKKCLVPVPVTYKKDVKNICSLHLDIEMETGTGKTYCYIKTIFELHKLYGWSKFIIVVPSIAIREGVMKSLAITAEHFAEIYNKKIRYFAYSSKELDKLESFSSDSGISVMVINQQAFNASLDEDKSVEGKKGDAAARVIFKEQDSFQSRVPIDVISANRPILILDEPQKIQGAKTLKGLAKFKPLFVLRYSATHSITHNKIHRLDALDAYNLKLVKKIAVRGIAVKGLAGTNAYLYLESIETSKKAPVARIEMEVRQGGGIKRIVKRLERGRDLFAESNELDQYKGFVIAQIDATTDTVEFTNGQVLTAGDATGDITEMTMRRIQIREAIKAHLDKEQALFTQGVKVLSLFFIDEVAKYRDYSQPDEKGEYARIFEEEYALLKQEYLDNLGGSEDYAKYLENINVTKTHNGYFSIDKNKKLTNPNIPIRNNEDKISDDISAYDLILKDKERLLSLNEATRFIFSHSALREGWDNPNVFVLCMLKHSDNTTTRRQEVGRGLRISVNLHGDRMDNPATVHDVNVLTVIASESYKDFVSNLQQEISESLSERPRKADEAYFTGKIIATENGPVEITPAMAKQIYKYLLKNDYTDDADHVATAYHEAKANGTMAPLPTELAPHAAQIFGLIDSVFSESGLPTFDNERRAKSNPLNSNFEKKEFKALWNRINRRAVYRVEFDSVELVQNSISTLNKELHVTPLQYTIQSGVQGDQLTDDKLKNGDAFTLISSTTEAHAMSVYSAVSYDLIGKIAENTHLTRKTITEILRGVRPDVFDQFKQNPEHFIAEASRLINEQKATIIIERLSYDSLAESYDMDIFTAGQSKQDFSKAGEKLKNHIYDYAITDSKVEREFVKELDTSAEVVVYAKLPRGFLIPTPVGDYNPDWAISFKEGSVKHIYFVAETKGSMSSMELRAIEKTKIECAQKFFAEVNRKINPEHVQYSVVDSYGKLMEIVAGKDG, from the coding sequence ATGAAACTGAAGTTCAAGGTTCAGCCCTACCAGACCACAGCTGTTGAATCTGTCATTGATTGTTTTGCCGGGCAGGTGAACAGCGCCGGTGTGACGTACCGCGTTGACCCAGGTCGGGGACAACAAATAGCGCCTGGCCAGTATGTTGATACCCTTTTTGAATCTCTTGGCTTCAGGAATGCCCCGTGTCATTTAAGCGATGCGCAGATTTTGGCCAACATTCAGGCTGTGCAACGCCGACAGAATTTACCCATATCAAAAGGACTTGATGATTTTTATGTAAAAGATGAACGTAAAAAATGCTTAGTGCCTGTACCCGTTACCTACAAAAAAGATGTTAAAAATATCTGCTCACTACATCTTGATATTGAGATGGAAACAGGCACAGGCAAAACATATTGCTACATCAAAACAATTTTTGAACTGCACAAGCTTTATGGGTGGAGCAAATTTATCATTGTTGTTCCCAGTATTGCCATTCGCGAAGGTGTGATGAAATCACTCGCAATCACGGCTGAGCATTTTGCCGAAATTTACAACAAGAAAATCCGCTATTTTGCATATAGCTCAAAAGAATTAGACAAATTAGAAAGCTTTTCTTCCGACTCTGGCATTAGCGTCATGGTTATCAACCAGCAGGCATTTAACGCCTCATTAGACGAAGATAAGAGCGTTGAAGGAAAAAAAGGAGATGCGGCGGCTCGCGTTATTTTCAAAGAACAGGATAGTTTTCAGTCGCGTGTGCCTATCGATGTAATATCTGCCAACCGTCCAATTCTCATTTTAGATGAACCACAGAAGATACAAGGTGCAAAAACCTTGAAGGGGCTAGCCAAGTTCAAGCCACTCTTTGTGTTACGTTACTCCGCAACCCACAGCATCACGCACAACAAGATTCATCGGCTGGATGCGCTGGACGCATATAACCTGAAGCTTGTGAAAAAAATTGCCGTGCGCGGCATTGCGGTCAAGGGGCTGGCTGGCACCAATGCCTATCTGTATCTGGAATCCATTGAAACTTCCAAGAAGGCTCCTGTGGCCCGCATTGAAATGGAAGTACGTCAAGGCGGCGGCATAAAACGCATCGTCAAGCGTTTGGAACGAGGCCGCGATCTGTTTGCAGAATCCAACGAGCTGGATCAGTACAAGGGCTTTGTAATTGCCCAAATCGACGCCACCACCGACACTGTAGAGTTCACCAATGGCCAGGTTTTAACGGCTGGTGACGCCACAGGCGACATCACCGAAATGACCATGCGGCGTATCCAGATCAGGGAAGCCATCAAGGCCCATTTGGATAAAGAGCAGGCTCTCTTCACGCAGGGCGTCAAAGTGCTTTCACTCTTCTTTATTGACGAGGTAGCCAAGTATCGTGATTACAGTCAGCCAGATGAAAAAGGCGAATACGCCAGAATTTTTGAAGAAGAGTATGCTCTTCTTAAGCAGGAATACCTAGACAATTTAGGTGGATCTGAAGACTATGCTAAATATCTAGAGAATATCAACGTAACAAAAACCCATAATGGCTATTTTTCTATTGATAAAAACAAAAAACTTACCAACCCCAATATTCCCATCAGAAACAATGAAGATAAAATATCTGATGATATAAGTGCCTATGACCTTATTTTGAAGGATAAAGAACGACTTCTTTCTCTGAATGAAGCGACTCGTTTCATTTTTTCTCACTCAGCCCTGCGTGAAGGTTGGGATAATCCCAATGTGTTTGTGCTGTGTATGCTCAAGCACAGCGATAATACCACCACCCGTCGCCAGGAAGTGGGTAGAGGCTTGCGCATCAGTGTCAATCTGCACGGAGATCGCATGGATAACCCTGCAACTGTCCATGACGTAAATGTGCTGACTGTCATTGCCAGCGAGAGCTACAAGGACTTTGTGAGCAACTTGCAGCAGGAAATCAGTGAGTCGCTCTCCGAAAGACCACGAAAGGCCGACGAGGCGTACTTCACTGGCAAGATCATAGCAACGGAAAACGGCCCCGTGGAGATTACCCCGGCTATGGCCAAGCAAATTTACAAGTATCTGCTCAAAAATGACTACACCGATGACGCAGATCACGTTGCCACCGCCTACCACGAGGCGAAGGCGAACGGCACCATGGCTCCTTTACCGACAGAACTTGCACCTCACGCGGCGCAAATTTTTGGCCTGATTGATAGCGTGTTTAGCGAGTCTGGATTGCCAACCTTTGATAATGAGCGCCGTGCTAAATCAAACCCACTGAATTCCAACTTTGAGAAAAAAGAGTTTAAGGCTCTTTGGAATCGTATCAATAGAAGGGCCGTTTATCGTGTTGAGTTTGATTCCGTAGAACTTGTTCAGAACAGTATCAGCACACTGAATAAGGAATTACACGTAACACCTTTGCAATACACTATCCAAAGTGGGGTGCAAGGTGACCAACTTACCGATGATAAGCTCAAAAATGGTGACGCCTTCACGTTGATCAGCTCAACAACAGAAGCCCACGCTATGTCGGTTTACTCCGCTGTGAGCTATGATTTAATCGGGAAAATTGCTGAAAATACGCACCTGACACGAAAAACCATCACGGAAATTTTGCGCGGTGTCAGGCCAGATGTTTTTGACCAGTTCAAGCAAAACCCAGAGCATTTTATTGCCGAGGCTTCACGGCTTATCAACGAACAAAAAGCCACTATAATTATTGAGCGACTAAGCTATGACAGCCTTGCCGAAAGCTATGACATGGACATTTTTACGGCGGGTCAAAGTAAGCAGGACTTCAGCAAGGCTGGGGAAAAGCTCAAGAACCACATTTATGACTACGCAATCACAGATTCCAAGGTCGAAAGGGAATTTGTCAAAGAGCTGGACACCAGTGCCGAAGTGGTTGTGTACGCAAAGCTTCCGCGAGGTTTTCTAATTCCTACACCTGTGGGTGACTATAACCCCGATTGGGCCATTTCCTTCAAAGAAGGTTCCGTCAAACATATATACTTCGTGGCCGAGACCAAAGGTTCCATGTCCAGTATGGAGCTGCGCGCTATTGAGAAAACAAAAATCGAGTGTGCCCAGAAGTTTTTTGCGGAAGTGAACCGCAAAATTAACCCTGAGCATGTGCAGTATTCTGTCGTGGACAGCTATGGAAAGTTGATGGAAATTGTCGCTGGAAAAGATGGTTAG
- a CDS encoding putative toxin-antitoxin system toxin component, PIN family translates to MAPRVVLDTNCLVSALIFSKGRIAELRHIWQAKGIIPVVCRETVTELIRVLSYPKFKLEPQEIESLLAEFLPWAETFPLEIPLEEVSELRDRDDAVFIHLAKAANAAFLVSGDKHLLELRHIFPELQITTPAELLRHISKHN, encoded by the coding sequence ATGGCTCCTCGTGTAGTTTTAGACACAAACTGCCTTGTTTCCGCGCTTATCTTCTCAAAGGGAAGAATAGCTGAACTCCGCCATATATGGCAGGCTAAAGGGATCATTCCTGTAGTTTGCCGTGAAACTGTCACCGAATTGATCAGGGTGCTAAGTTACCCAAAGTTCAAGCTAGAACCCCAAGAAATTGAGAGTTTGCTCGCTGAATTTCTGCCCTGGGCTGAGACGTTCCCACTTGAAATTCCTCTTGAAGAAGTTTCAGAGCTTCGTGACAGGGACGATGCAGTCTTCATTCATTTAGCAAAAGCAGCCAATGCCGCTTTTCTAGTGTCTGGGGATAAGCACTTATTAGAACTGCGGCATATATTTCCAGAACTGCAAATAACAACCCCCGCAGAGCTTTTAAGGCATATTTCAAAACATAACTAA
- a CDS encoding ERF family protein has protein sequence MATYQSENITELAKALLNVQRTIQPITKDAENPFTKSWYASLNSVMDACRDALIENGIWLCQYPVPVEQSNSLGLVTKLTHAESGQWQSSLAVVPLPKADPQGMGSAMTYARRYALTAMLGMVTEDDDGEGARTGRKSGSRPKLPVTAPEARKAASRSTNVANNSPATSNRSSAALENLPPLEGITYQQVTAQDGRPCIIASGNTQAKKEILTGAGFRWNPQRKLWWKYVDAA, from the coding sequence ATGGCTACTTATCAATCAGAAAACATCACCGAACTGGCCAAGGCCCTTCTTAACGTGCAGCGAACCATACAACCAATTACCAAGGACGCTGAAAATCCCTTCACCAAAAGCTGGTACGCCAGCCTCAATAGCGTCATGGATGCCTGTCGTGATGCGCTCATCGAAAACGGCATCTGGCTGTGTCAGTACCCTGTGCCAGTGGAGCAGTCCAACTCTTTGGGCTTGGTTACCAAGCTGACGCATGCGGAGTCTGGGCAGTGGCAAAGCTCACTGGCAGTGGTGCCTTTGCCCAAGGCCGACCCGCAGGGCATGGGATCGGCCATGACCTACGCGAGGAGGTACGCTCTAACCGCCATGCTGGGCATGGTTACGGAAGATGATGATGGTGAAGGGGCAAGAACTGGCCGAAAATCGGGCTCACGCCCGAAATTGCCCGTAACCGCCCCTGAGGCACGAAAAGCGGCTTCGCGTAGCACTAATGTCGCGAATAATTCTCCAGCCACCTCAAATCGCTCGTCAGCAGCACTTGAAAATCTTCCTCCGCTGGAGGGCATTACTTATCAACAGGTGACGGCTCAGGACGGGCGGCCCTGCATCATTGCCAGCGGCAACACGCAGGCCAAAAAGGAAATACTCACAGGCGCAGGCTTCCGCTGGAACCCCCAGAGAAAATTGTGGTGGAAGTATGTTGATGCTGCATAA
- a CDS encoding AbrB/MazE/SpoVT family DNA-binding domain-containing protein: MLAKLTSKNQLTLPKAIVQQIDQPEYFDVSLENGRIVLTPMQVRPVDAVRNKLANLGISEQDVADAVQWGRRA, encoded by the coding sequence ATGCTTGCCAAACTTACTTCTAAGAATCAGCTCACGCTTCCAAAGGCCATTGTGCAGCAGATTGACCAACCTGAATATTTTGATGTGTCGCTGGAAAATGGTCGTATAGTCCTCACGCCCATGCAGGTACGGCCAGTTGATGCCGTACGTAACAAGCTAGCGAATCTTGGCATCAGTGAGCAGGATGTAGCGGATGCTGTACAGTGGGGGCGTAGAGCATAA